A stretch of Kyrpidia spormannii DNA encodes these proteins:
- a CDS encoding MarR family winged helix-turn-helix transcriptional regulator, translating to MRDEQISELIDLMRRTMREFKQRVHQELREYDLTVPQMWVLRTLHKEGTHSLAELSRRVGMSTSTASGIVDRLVRMGLVNRVRDEHDRRVVWVSLSEQGRDLVAKVPVLHMDYFRTLLEKMPSEEAEGLIRHLKTLLTIIEESQKDGLR from the coding sequence ATGCGAGATGAGCAAATCAGTGAACTGATCGATTTGATGCGGCGCACCATGCGGGAATTCAAACAGCGGGTGCATCAGGAGCTCCGGGAGTACGACCTCACGGTTCCGCAGATGTGGGTTCTGCGAACTCTTCACAAGGAAGGCACCCATTCCTTGGCGGAACTCAGCCGCCGGGTGGGCATGTCCACCAGTACAGCCAGCGGGATCGTTGATCGCCTGGTCCGCATGGGCCTGGTGAATCGGGTCCGGGACGAGCACGACCGGCGGGTGGTCTGGGTGAGCCTGAGTGAACAGGGCCGGGATTTGGTCGCAAAGGTCCCGGTTTTGCACATGGATTATTTTCGGACATTGTTGGAAAAAATGCCGTCGGAGGAAGCAGAGGGGCTGATTCGCCATCTCAAAACGTTGTTGACGATTATCGAGGAATCCCAAAAGGACGGACTCCGTTAA
- a CDS encoding Ger(x)C family spore germination protein — protein MKRTGGGWPKKSGWLIVVLFAIVLTGCWDRVEVTDLALVIGMGIDDAGQNGVDVTVQLLSPTGQTIGGEQGQGTMGGSDSSGKRAFINYQQRGKTVQEALDRLYRVLPRRPFVAHNTVVVFGRRYAEKGFDQALDYIERERNFRRSQMFVVTSGTARELLDVQTSPERVNARGLRKLVDQQLRTSITEPSVELRVVNDLLSPSQSPVMAWIDPVNNEPRVMGVGLFQGGKLVDLLPARESQGLMWLLGRSGQAFIHIPCPGGSPSSTSQRLSVRLINTKLHVDPVMTPSGVVFRVRGYGQGEVDAVCEGETPTPERMREWGQQVAQYMETEMDRTLQRLKAKHVDAAQFGNRLFRRNPELWRSVARRWPELFSKCRAEYDLQINLQRSGMISQSPLEDRSPENYPPRQGHGRR, from the coding sequence GTGAAAAGGACAGGAGGAGGCTGGCCAAAAAAGAGTGGATGGCTCATCGTCGTTCTTTTCGCCATTGTGCTCACGGGCTGCTGGGATCGGGTGGAAGTGACAGACCTCGCCCTGGTCATCGGCATGGGGATCGACGATGCCGGGCAAAACGGGGTCGATGTCACCGTCCAACTCCTCTCCCCCACCGGGCAAACCATCGGGGGCGAGCAAGGCCAGGGAACCATGGGCGGCAGCGATTCGAGCGGAAAACGCGCGTTTATCAATTATCAACAACGAGGAAAAACGGTTCAAGAAGCTTTAGACCGGCTGTACCGCGTACTGCCGCGCCGGCCCTTCGTGGCCCACAATACAGTGGTGGTCTTCGGGCGCCGTTACGCCGAGAAGGGCTTCGACCAGGCCTTGGATTACATCGAGCGGGAGCGCAACTTCCGCCGGTCACAAATGTTTGTGGTCACGAGCGGCACCGCCCGGGAACTGCTCGACGTCCAGACGAGCCCCGAGCGGGTCAACGCCCGGGGCTTGCGCAAGCTAGTAGACCAACAATTGCGCACTTCGATCACCGAGCCCAGCGTCGAATTGCGGGTCGTGAACGACCTTCTCAGCCCGTCCCAATCCCCGGTCATGGCCTGGATCGACCCGGTCAATAACGAGCCGAGGGTCATGGGTGTCGGTTTATTTCAAGGGGGAAAATTGGTGGACCTCTTGCCCGCCCGGGAGAGCCAAGGTCTGATGTGGCTCCTTGGTCGCTCGGGTCAAGCGTTCATCCATATTCCATGTCCTGGAGGCAGTCCCTCGTCGACGAGCCAGCGCCTTTCGGTCCGGCTGATCAACACCAAACTGCATGTCGACCCCGTCATGACTCCTTCGGGAGTGGTGTTTCGCGTGCGGGGCTATGGCCAAGGGGAGGTGGACGCCGTGTGCGAAGGAGAAACGCCGACCCCGGAGCGGATGCGGGAATGGGGGCAGCAGGTCGCCCAGTACATGGAGACGGAGATGGACCGGACTCTCCAGCGCCTCAAGGCCAAACATGTGGACGCCGCCCAGTTCGGCAACCGGCTGTTCCGGAGAAATCCGGAACTCTGGCGCTCCGTGGCCCGGCGGTGGCCGGAGCTGTTCTCCAAATGCCGGGCGGAATACGATCTGCAAATCAACCTCCAGCGGTCCGGAATGATCTCCCAGTCGCCCCTGGAAGACCGGTCGCCGGAGAACTACCCACCCCGACAGGGGCATGGGCGACGGTGA
- a CDS encoding DHA2 family efflux MFS transporter permease subunit: MRFGPLMAVLMLGVFLAILNQTLLNVAIPHMMNEFNVSADTIQWLMTAYMLVTGVLIPISAFLMETFGSKTLFVAAMAFFSVGSLICGVATDFPLMLIGRIVQAVGGGILMPLVMNIFLALFPPEARGRAMGFLGLGMIFAPAVGPTLSGWVVEYYTWRLLFYGMIPLGILVILMGMVYLRDIPRKHRPPLDLYGMVMSILGFGALLYGFSEAGSGGWGQTQVIAGLVIGAIGVFLFVMRELSVAEPMLDFRIFRYDMFALSSLINAIITMALFAGMFLLPIYLQNLRGFTPLQAGLLLLPGALIMGVMSPVSGALFDRIGPRPLAVVGLIITAVTTFEFTKLTTLTSYNHILALYVIRSFGMSLLMMPIMTAGLNQLPMVKNSHGTALSNTVRQVAGAIGTAFLTTMFTTRNDFHLRMYLDPINRYDPFVQQSLQQMVGAASSAGLPPAQAQGPGVAGLYGSLAQQAAVQGIDDAFWWATGFTVLGLLFSFFLRDVRRDRKRDARGPAPEGSRPGEAGLGTEPVPSGPAPSTPSGSGGPSPSGSGLQPEGGQA, encoded by the coding sequence ATGCGTTTTGGTCCCCTGATGGCGGTGCTCATGCTCGGGGTTTTTCTGGCCATTCTCAACCAAACGCTGTTGAATGTGGCGATCCCCCACATGATGAACGAGTTCAACGTGTCGGCGGACACGATCCAGTGGCTGATGACCGCCTACATGCTTGTCACCGGCGTACTGATCCCCATCTCCGCCTTTTTAATGGAAACCTTCGGGAGCAAAACGCTGTTCGTGGCGGCGATGGCCTTTTTTTCTGTGGGTTCCCTCATCTGCGGGGTCGCTACGGATTTTCCCCTGATGCTCATCGGGCGGATCGTTCAGGCCGTGGGCGGCGGAATTCTCATGCCCTTGGTGATGAACATTTTTCTCGCTCTCTTCCCCCCTGAAGCCCGGGGGCGGGCCATGGGATTTCTCGGGCTGGGGATGATTTTCGCACCGGCGGTGGGTCCCACCCTGTCCGGGTGGGTGGTGGAATACTACACGTGGAGGCTTTTGTTTTACGGGATGATTCCTCTAGGCATTCTGGTGATCCTGATGGGCATGGTGTACCTTCGGGACATCCCTCGCAAACACAGGCCCCCTTTAGATCTGTACGGCATGGTGATGTCGATCCTGGGTTTTGGCGCCCTCCTGTACGGGTTCAGTGAGGCCGGGTCCGGGGGGTGGGGGCAGACCCAAGTGATCGCCGGACTCGTCATCGGGGCGATCGGAGTGTTTCTCTTTGTGATGAGGGAGCTTTCCGTTGCCGAACCGATGCTCGACTTTCGGATCTTTCGCTATGACATGTTCGCCCTGAGCAGCCTGATCAACGCGATTATTACCATGGCTCTGTTCGCCGGCATGTTTCTTTTGCCGATCTATTTGCAGAATCTCCGGGGCTTTACCCCTCTCCAGGCCGGATTGCTGTTGCTTCCCGGGGCTCTGATCATGGGGGTCATGTCCCCGGTTTCCGGGGCTTTATTCGACCGGATTGGTCCCAGACCCCTGGCGGTGGTGGGGCTGATCATAACGGCGGTGACGACCTTCGAGTTCACCAAACTGACGACGCTAACCAGTTATAACCATATTCTGGCGCTCTACGTCATCCGGTCTTTTGGGATGTCCCTTCTCATGATGCCCATCATGACCGCCGGGCTGAACCAGTTGCCGATGGTGAAAAATAGCCACGGCACGGCCTTATCCAATACGGTTCGGCAGGTGGCCGGGGCCATTGGGACGGCGTTTCTGACGACCATGTTCACTACCCGGAACGATTTTCATCTTCGGATGTACCTCGACCCGATAAACCGATATGATCCCTTTGTGCAGCAGTCCTTGCAACAGATGGTTGGTGCGGCATCCTCGGCAGGTTTGCCGCCGGCCCAGGCCCAGGGGCCAGGGGTTGCAGGTTTGTACGGCAGTTTGGCCCAGCAGGCGGCGGTCCAAGGTATCGACGATGCCTTTTGGTGGGCGACGGGATTCACGGTGTTGGGGCTGCTGTTTAGCTTTTTCTTGCGGGATGTGCGCCGGGACCGTAAACGGGACGCCCGGGGCCCCGCGCCCGAAGGATCCCGTCCGGGGGAGGCGGGATTGGGAACTGAACCCGTTCCCTCCGGGCCGGCCCCATCGACTCCATCGGGATCCGGGGGACCGTCGCCCTCCGGATCCGGGTTGCAACCCGAGGGCGGGCAGGCGTAA
- a CDS encoding efflux RND transporter periplasmic adaptor subunit, whose protein sequence is MKASRIILFNLIALVILAALVLGGYYYLYQRWNYIATDDARVWADLVPVSPAAPGRLSGWKGTVGQTFNQGDTIGQIDGAGDAGRITAPISGSIIQSNATDGQIVSIGQPLATMADMKKLYILANIEETRIADVNVGADVDVTVDADPGATIKGRVDQVGLAANSVFSLFPQQNTTGNYTRVVQRIPVRISMTAYDQDIVPGMNATVRIHKS, encoded by the coding sequence GTGAAAGCTTCCCGCATTATCCTTTTCAACTTGATTGCCCTGGTGATCCTCGCCGCTTTGGTGCTCGGCGGTTACTACTATCTTTATCAGCGCTGGAACTATATCGCCACCGACGACGCCCGGGTGTGGGCGGATTTGGTGCCGGTCAGCCCCGCGGCTCCGGGCCGGTTGAGCGGTTGGAAGGGGACGGTGGGCCAGACCTTTAATCAAGGTGATACCATCGGTCAAATCGACGGTGCGGGGGACGCCGGCCGCATCACCGCCCCCATCAGCGGATCGATCATCCAGAGCAACGCCACGGACGGCCAAATCGTGTCCATCGGCCAGCCCCTGGCGACGATGGCGGACATGAAAAAGCTCTACATTCTCGCCAATATCGAAGAAACCCGCATTGCCGATGTCAATGTCGGGGCGGACGTGGATGTCACAGTTGATGCGGACCCCGGAGCCACCATCAAGGGCCGGGTGGATCAGGTCGGGCTCGCCGCCAACTCCGTCTTTTCATTGTTCCCTCAGCAAAATACCACGGGGAATTATACCCGGGTGGTGCAGCGGATCCCGGTGCGGATTTCCATGACGGCCTATGACCAGGATATTGTTCCGGGGATGAACGCCACCGTCCGGATTCACAAAAGTTGA
- a CDS encoding spore germination protein — MVRRNGEGRGKNRKNKQVSWSDPQGSGEGAAGLSPEIDQLYQQIQEMWTKCDDVQFRWVQTAGRRGFIVWIYTLIGKELAQESILEPLTTLEKAETVTDVQQALRSPSLRLVSSVEEINIAVGEGAAVLCLDGFTQAIVLDVMQFQGRSVERSTLEAVVRGPQEAFTESLEMNLGLIRRRLKSPRVKVEYMALGRVSKTMVALVYIQGIVKPGHVKECQERLNRIDVDSILDSGYVEELIDDAPLSPFPTIEYTERPDRLAAEALQGRVGIVVDGSPNALLIPALFVNFLQSPEDYFERYSMALAVRLLRHMYFWIALLLPATYVALLSYHQEMIPTTLLMTLTASHEGVPFPAVVEALIMEVTFEALREAGIRLPKAVGQSVSIVGALVIGEAAVNAGIVSPAMVIIVALTGIASFTVPSYNIAITFRLLRFPMMIMAGLFGLYGIIISLLILWIHLVSLRSFGVPYMTPIAPLVWEDLKDTFSRPPWWYMKKRPKMYETVDPTRSADIPRPLPGTAEEDPL, encoded by the coding sequence ATGGTGCGACGCAACGGAGAGGGACGCGGAAAGAATCGCAAAAACAAACAAGTTTCCTGGTCGGATCCCCAGGGCAGCGGGGAGGGGGCCGCGGGCTTATCCCCAGAGATCGACCAGCTTTATCAACAGATTCAAGAGATGTGGACAAAGTGCGATGACGTCCAATTCCGCTGGGTGCAGACAGCCGGGCGGCGGGGATTCATCGTCTGGATCTATACGTTGATCGGCAAAGAACTGGCCCAAGAAAGTATTCTTGAACCCTTGACCACCCTGGAAAAGGCGGAAACTGTAACAGATGTCCAACAGGCTTTGCGCAGCCCTTCTCTTCGGCTTGTAAGCAGTGTGGAAGAAATCAATATCGCCGTGGGGGAGGGGGCGGCGGTTCTGTGCCTGGACGGATTCACCCAGGCGATCGTCCTGGATGTCATGCAGTTCCAGGGGCGCTCAGTGGAACGTTCGACGTTGGAGGCGGTAGTCCGGGGCCCCCAGGAGGCTTTCACCGAAAGTCTGGAAATGAACCTCGGACTCATCCGCCGCAGGCTCAAAAGCCCCCGGGTCAAAGTGGAATATATGGCCCTGGGCCGGGTGTCGAAAACTATGGTCGCCCTGGTCTACATCCAGGGCATCGTGAAACCAGGTCATGTCAAAGAGTGCCAGGAGCGCCTGAATCGGATCGACGTAGATTCCATCCTCGACTCCGGATACGTCGAGGAGCTGATCGACGATGCGCCCCTGTCCCCTTTCCCCACCATCGAATACACCGAGCGCCCGGACCGCCTCGCCGCCGAGGCTTTGCAGGGGCGGGTGGGGATCGTCGTGGACGGCAGCCCCAACGCCTTGCTCATCCCGGCTCTGTTCGTCAACTTCCTGCAGTCCCCGGAAGATTATTTTGAACGGTACAGTATGGCCCTGGCCGTTCGCCTGTTGCGGCACATGTATTTCTGGATCGCCTTGCTTTTGCCCGCCACTTATGTGGCACTGTTGTCGTATCACCAAGAGATGATCCCGACCACCCTGTTGATGACCCTGACCGCCTCCCACGAAGGCGTGCCCTTTCCCGCCGTCGTCGAGGCGTTGATCATGGAAGTGACTTTCGAAGCCCTGCGGGAAGCCGGTATCCGCCTGCCCAAGGCCGTCGGCCAGTCGGTGAGCATCGTCGGCGCCCTGGTGATCGGCGAAGCGGCCGTCAACGCCGGCATCGTATCGCCTGCCATGGTCATCATCGTAGCGTTGACGGGAATCGCGTCCTTTACGGTCCCCAGTTACAACATCGCCATCACGTTCCGGCTCCTGCGTTTTCCCATGATGATCATGGCCGGGCTGTTCGGACTGTACGGCATCATCATTTCTCTGCTCATCCTGTGGATCCACTTGGTTTCCCTGCGGTCCTTTGGCGTGCCTTACATGACTCCCATCGCCCCCCTGGTGTGGGAGGATCTCAAGGACACCTTTAGCCGACCGCCTTGGTGGTACATGAAAAAGCGCCCAAAGATGTACGAAACGGTGGACCCCACCCGCAGCGCGGACATCCCTCGTCCTCTGCCGGGGACAGCCGAGGAGGACCCGCTGTGA
- a CDS encoding 3-hydroxyacyl-CoA dehydrogenase, with translation MDVKGYSAIVTGGASGLGEATARKLHELGAKVVIADVSDRGQEVAESLGEGARFVRTDVTDPESVRATVAAAKELGPLGVAVNCAGIAIAEKVLGKQGSHDLDAFARVIQVNLIGTFNVLRLAAEAMSQGEPNEDGERGVIINTASVAAFEGQIGQVAYSASKGGVVGLTLPAARDLARYGIRVVSIAPGIFDTRMLAGLPEPARKSLGQQVPFPSRLGRPEEYAMLVASIVGNAMINGTTIRLDGAIRMAPR, from the coding sequence ATGGATGTCAAAGGATACAGTGCCATCGTGACGGGGGGAGCCTCGGGGCTCGGCGAGGCCACGGCGCGTAAACTGCACGAGCTCGGGGCCAAGGTGGTCATCGCGGATGTCAGTGACCGGGGCCAGGAGGTGGCCGAGTCCCTCGGGGAAGGCGCCCGGTTTGTCCGCACGGACGTCACGGATCCGGAATCGGTGCGCGCCACCGTGGCGGCGGCGAAGGAACTCGGTCCCCTGGGGGTTGCGGTGAACTGCGCGGGGATCGCCATCGCCGAGAAAGTGCTCGGCAAACAGGGGTCCCACGATCTCGATGCTTTCGCCCGGGTGATTCAGGTTAACCTGATTGGTACGTTCAATGTGTTGCGCTTGGCCGCCGAGGCCATGTCCCAGGGGGAGCCCAACGAGGACGGAGAACGCGGGGTGATCATCAACACCGCTTCGGTGGCCGCTTTTGAGGGGCAGATCGGTCAGGTGGCCTACAGCGCGTCCAAAGGCGGCGTGGTGGGGCTGACCCTGCCGGCGGCCCGGGATTTGGCCCGCTATGGCATTCGCGTCGTCAGCATCGCCCCGGGGATTTTTGATACCCGCATGCTGGCGGGTCTGCCGGAGCCGGCCCGAAAATCCCTCGGTCAGCAGGTGCCCTTCCCCAGCCGCCTGGGCCGTCCCGAAGAGTACGCGATGCTCGTGGCGTCCATTGTGGGCAATGCCATGATCAACGGCACCACCATCCGGCTGGACGGCGCGATTCGCATGGCGCCGCGATAA
- a CDS encoding HlyD family secretion protein, producing the protein MRRLVLLNLILWLAVAAAAGAAGFFFWDKAQYIRTNQAQVGADLVVISAPEVGRLTQWSAKTGDRISAGAVLGTLQPLASIPSSMAGAGSASGAGAPSGSGSAGIAPGAGQGAAGRTAGTAPTAPAAPGGRATAFGAVSGASAARANATSSPALQALASQVGTTHNRETTRNRSTVRSRSAPGSQPAARRSRVHTGLPPASPRPASPNTAPPSAAPVPALPTPVNLTSPIDGVVLYTAAIPGAIWVPGWTLAVVADLSKPFVTAYIDDNILKNLSVGKDVDVFLDAYPGTSFPGKVVRIADAAGSFAAPELPSAAGTNQTRPTERVPVRIAVDDFSGKYVVPGMNASVRIHR; encoded by the coding sequence ATGAGACGACTCGTGCTGCTCAACCTGATCCTTTGGCTGGCTGTGGCCGCTGCGGCGGGGGCAGCCGGCTTCTTTTTCTGGGACAAAGCGCAATACATCCGCACGAATCAGGCCCAGGTGGGGGCGGACCTGGTGGTTATCAGCGCTCCGGAGGTGGGCAGGCTGACCCAGTGGTCGGCAAAGACAGGTGACCGGATTTCCGCAGGAGCGGTGCTGGGGACCCTCCAGCCCCTGGCCTCTATCCCGTCTTCGATGGCGGGGGCGGGATCCGCGTCGGGGGCGGGGGCCCCGTCGGGATCCGGGTCTGCCGGAATTGCCCCGGGAGCGGGTCAGGGGGCTGCAGGCAGGACGGCTGGGACAGCGCCGACGGCGCCGGCTGCCCCCGGCGGAAGAGCAACCGCCTTCGGGGCCGTGTCCGGCGCCTCGGCGGCTCGTGCGAACGCCACTTCGTCACCGGCCCTACAGGCCCTCGCCTCTCAAGTTGGCACCACGCATAATAGGGAGACCACGCGAAACCGATCTACCGTCCGCTCCCGGTCGGCGCCCGGCTCTCAGCCAGCTGCACGCCGCTCTCGGGTTCACACCGGCCTCCCGCCTGCCTCACCGCGCCCGGCTTCACCCAACACTGCGCCGCCGTCTGCGGCACCCGTGCCCGCTCTTCCTACGCCGGTGAACCTCACGAGTCCCATTGATGGCGTGGTGCTCTACACGGCCGCCATCCCCGGGGCGATATGGGTCCCGGGGTGGACCTTGGCCGTCGTGGCCGACCTCTCCAAACCCTTTGTGACCGCCTACATCGACGACAACATCCTAAAGAATCTGTCCGTGGGGAAAGACGTGGACGTGTTCCTGGACGCTTATCCCGGCACATCCTTTCCAGGGAAAGTGGTCCGCATCGCCGACGCCGCCGGATCCTTCGCCGCCCCGGAGCTGCCTTCCGCAGCCGGCACGAATCAAACCCGGCCGACTGAGCGGGTGCCGGTACGGATCGCCGTGGACGATTTTTCCGGAAAATATGTCGTACCGGGGATGAACGCGTCGGTTCGGATTCATCGGTAG
- a CDS encoding long-chain fatty acid--CoA ligase, translating into MNGTMMNTPLVLPSLLERAGTFYGKVEVVSRLPDRSLHRYRYTDFYRRAKRLAEALQKAGLRRGDRVATLMWNHYAHLEAYFGIPAAGGVLHTVNLRLHPDDIAFIMNHAEDRFLIIDDVLVPLYEQVKGRVNLERVFVVSLTDAPVSSEYEKYEDLLATATGDFHYPQLEENEAAGMCYTSGTTGRPKGVLYSHRAIVLHSLASAMADTLAISWRDTATPVVPMFHANAWGVPFAAVMVGAKLAFPGPHLDPVSLLDLFAEERVTFTAGVPTIWLGIVQTLEKEPERWKLQPMRMVVGGSAAPEGLIRAFDRFGLRIVHAWGMTETTPLATVSHIKPTLEGLSEDEQYALRAKQGVPVPLIEARIVGDAGEAPWDGQTMGELQVRGPWVASSYYKMPENDSFTPDGWFRTGDVATIDPEGYMKITDRTKDLIKSGGEWISSVDLENALMGHPAVAEAAVFAVPHPKWQERPLAAVVPKAGIQVTEEELRAYLEPKFAKWWLPDAIVFLEEIPRTSAGKFMKAKLREQFKHWNDERDPGSPHS; encoded by the coding sequence ATGAACGGCACCATGATGAACACTCCATTGGTGTTGCCCTCACTGCTCGAACGGGCGGGGACGTTTTATGGCAAGGTTGAAGTGGTCTCCCGATTGCCGGACCGCTCGTTGCACCGGTATCGGTATACGGATTTTTATCGCCGGGCCAAGCGGTTGGCCGAAGCCCTGCAAAAGGCCGGACTCCGCCGAGGAGACCGCGTTGCCACCCTGATGTGGAACCACTACGCCCACCTGGAAGCGTATTTTGGGATCCCGGCGGCGGGAGGGGTTCTGCACACGGTGAACCTCCGGCTTCACCCCGATGACATCGCCTTCATCATGAACCATGCCGAAGACCGGTTTTTGATCATCGATGACGTGCTGGTGCCGCTTTACGAACAGGTGAAGGGACGGGTCAATCTGGAGCGCGTTTTTGTCGTCTCCCTCACCGACGCCCCGGTTTCGTCGGAGTACGAAAAGTATGAGGACCTGTTGGCCACGGCCACGGGGGATTTTCATTATCCCCAATTGGAGGAGAACGAAGCGGCGGGGATGTGCTACACTTCGGGAACCACGGGCAGGCCGAAGGGCGTTCTTTATTCCCACCGGGCCATCGTGCTTCACTCCCTGGCCAGCGCCATGGCGGACACCTTGGCGATCTCCTGGCGAGACACGGCCACTCCGGTGGTCCCCATGTTTCACGCCAACGCTTGGGGCGTTCCTTTTGCAGCGGTCATGGTGGGAGCGAAGTTGGCGTTTCCCGGGCCTCACTTGGATCCGGTCAGCCTGTTGGACCTGTTTGCGGAGGAGCGGGTGACCTTTACCGCGGGGGTACCGACCATTTGGTTGGGGATTGTTCAGACCCTGGAAAAGGAGCCCGAACGGTGGAAACTGCAGCCCATGCGGATGGTGGTGGGCGGTTCGGCGGCGCCGGAAGGTCTGATCCGGGCTTTTGACCGGTTCGGCCTGCGGATTGTGCACGCCTGGGGGATGACGGAGACGACGCCCCTGGCGACGGTGAGCCACATCAAGCCGACCCTGGAAGGCCTGTCCGAGGACGAGCAGTACGCCCTCCGCGCCAAACAAGGGGTGCCGGTTCCCTTGATCGAAGCTCGGATCGTGGGGGATGCGGGGGAGGCCCCGTGGGATGGGCAAACCATGGGCGAACTCCAAGTGCGGGGCCCCTGGGTGGCGTCCAGCTACTACAAAATGCCCGAGAACGACAGTTTTACTCCGGACGGCTGGTTCCGGACCGGAGACGTGGCGACCATCGACCCGGAAGGCTACATGAAGATCACCGACCGGACGAAGGATTTGATCAAGTCCGGCGGCGAGTGGATCAGCTCGGTGGATCTTGAGAATGCCCTGATGGGCCACCCGGCGGTGGCGGAGGCGGCGGTGTTCGCGGTCCCCCATCCAAAATGGCAGGAGCGGCCTCTGGCGGCGGTGGTGCCAAAAGCCGGGATCCAGGTGACGGAGGAGGAGTTGCGGGCGTATCTGGAGCCCAAGTTTGCCAAATGGTGGCTGCCAGATGCCATCGTGTTTTTGGAGGAGATTCCCCGCACCTCGGCGGGCAAGTTTATGAAGGCGAAGTTGCGGGAGCAGTTTAAGCATTGGAACGATGAACGGGACCCGGGATCGCCGCATTCTTAA
- a CDS encoding bifunctional folylpolyglutamate synthase/dihydrofolate synthase — protein MFDRFWDAIDAVYRSYNRASWARAGFPGDNSRAPAPGRWTGPDAERRRPDLTRRLLDRLGGPDRGTPSVVVAGSKGKGSTARMIAGILQAHGFRVGLFTGPHLLHPMERISINGVPLPEEDFVHWMDEIDPLVQEVVQGIRPDEYIAPVGIYLAVALCAFRKAGTDIDVLECGRGARFDDVAQVRARWAAVTPVMEEHLKELGPTLADVAWHKAGAIRSGMMAAFAGRQDPEVAALLRGEAKARGVPLRILGQDFFVEEVHLTSKGLWAALTTPGGRRVETTLQAVGAFQADNAALAAAVAEGILQDQSRRGRRGALWSEVLAAEGLRKVVHPGRCQILSRNPMILVDGAVTAASAAQIRKLIERWGSRVITIAAVPSDKDYPGVYRELAPVSDGLVLTRAGNGYFTYPREGAAVARNWYARVETAQDLGEAWRVAERWLTQSGKWPARAGVGRLAGGAGEAGSAGEAGVAGQAGAAGELGVARHAGEPRVGTRAPTAVGPHSLEIEPPVEWVLSGEKGHEGERGILLVGAQPFVAEVLSFLTGRSQHGSMINDSYANDSPGGGGPGDAR, from the coding sequence GTGTTCGATCGGTTTTGGGATGCCATTGATGCGGTGTATAGGTCGTACAACCGGGCCTCCTGGGCCCGAGCGGGTTTTCCCGGGGACAATAGCCGGGCGCCGGCGCCCGGGCGCTGGACTGGACCGGATGCCGAGCGGCGCCGGCCGGACTTGACGCGGAGGTTGTTGGATCGGCTGGGAGGGCCGGATCGCGGCACTCCGTCCGTCGTGGTGGCGGGCAGTAAGGGCAAGGGCTCCACGGCGCGGATGATTGCCGGCATTCTTCAGGCCCACGGTTTCCGAGTGGGGCTATTCACGGGTCCTCACCTCCTTCACCCGATGGAGCGGATCTCCATCAACGGAGTCCCCCTTCCCGAGGAAGATTTTGTCCACTGGATGGACGAGATTGACCCATTGGTCCAGGAGGTTGTCCAAGGAATTCGGCCCGACGAGTACATCGCCCCGGTGGGGATCTACCTGGCTGTGGCGCTGTGCGCTTTTCGGAAGGCGGGAACAGACATCGACGTACTCGAATGCGGTCGGGGGGCCCGGTTTGACGATGTGGCCCAGGTCCGCGCCCGGTGGGCGGCGGTGACCCCGGTGATGGAGGAACATTTGAAAGAACTCGGGCCGACCTTGGCGGATGTGGCCTGGCATAAAGCGGGGGCGATCCGGTCGGGCATGATGGCGGCTTTTGCCGGGCGCCAAGACCCTGAAGTTGCGGCACTGCTTCGCGGTGAAGCGAAAGCCCGGGGCGTGCCCCTTCGGATATTGGGGCAGGATTTTTTCGTGGAAGAGGTTCATCTCACTTCGAAGGGGTTGTGGGCGGCGCTCACAACCCCGGGGGGACGTCGAGTTGAAACCACCCTTCAAGCGGTGGGCGCGTTTCAGGCGGATAACGCGGCCCTCGCCGCAGCGGTGGCGGAGGGGATTCTGCAGGACCAAAGCCGGCGCGGCCGCAGGGGAGCGCTCTGGTCGGAGGTTCTGGCGGCAGAGGGCTTGCGGAAGGTGGTGCACCCCGGTCGGTGCCAGATCCTCTCCCGGAATCCTATGATCCTGGTGGACGGGGCGGTGACGGCCGCCAGCGCGGCCCAGATTCGGAAGTTGATTGAACGGTGGGGCAGCCGGGTGATCACCATCGCGGCGGTGCCATCGGACAAGGATTATCCGGGGGTGTACCGGGAGCTGGCGCCGGTGAGCGATGGCCTGGTTCTCACCCGGGCGGGCAACGGGTATTTCACGTATCCCCGGGAAGGGGCGGCGGTGGCCAGGAATTGGTACGCCCGGGTGGAAACGGCGCAGGATTTGGGGGAAGCGTGGCGAGTGGCGGAGAGGTGGTTGACGCAGAGCGGAAAGTGGCCGGCCAGAGCCGGGGTGGGCAGGCTGGCCGGGGGTGCCGGGGAGGCCGGGAGTGCGGGAGAGGCCGGGGTTGCTGGGCAGGCCGGGGCTGCTGGAGAACTCGGCGTGGCCAGGCATGCCGGGGAGCCCAGGGTTGGCACGCGTGCCCCGACGGCCGTCGGGCCACATTCGCTGGAGATAGAGCCCCCGGTTGAATGGGTGCTATCGGGTGAGAAGGGACACGAGGGTGAACGGGGGATCCTTTTAGTGGGAGCGCAGCCCTTTGTGGCGGAGGTGTTGTCGTTCTTGACAGGACGCTCACAACATGGTTCTATGATAAATGATTCGTACGCGAATGATAGCCCTGGCGGGGGAGGACCTGGGGATGCGAGATGA